A section of the Aminiphilus circumscriptus DSM 16581 genome encodes:
- the larA gene encoding nickel-dependent lactate racemase, whose product MRRECTEVVVPVGKGHVKALVPNLVAVAKPKSVPGVPDEREEVRRALRNPIGSGTLREIARGKRTAGIVVNDITRPYPGGLLVEEIARELNEVGLEDGNIFLVVAYGIHRVNTDEELRSMFGDAVVERFRIVHHRAGDEETLVTLGKTPGGVTVQINREFAAAEVKITTGLITPHHSAGFSGGRKSVVPGISGLACLRTHHSFPIRPKDPSMGWISGNPFHEHALDAARMVGIDFIVNTVDNVEREMVATVAGDLAEAHKVGVEICRSIWEVDLPSRADVVIVSPGGYPRDFDLHQSQKACSCAELACRPGGQIILCAEAPDGAGKFGKLLQEANHPEELVEKYTREGFTAESTAKAYMYARALLKHRLGLACSKVPKDEAERMFMLSYASLEEGIQDALAHYGEDAMFLVIPYASDIIPVIHEE is encoded by the coding sequence GTGAGAAGAGAGTGCACCGAAGTCGTCGTTCCTGTGGGAAAGGGGCATGTGAAGGCTCTCGTTCCCAACCTCGTTGCCGTCGCAAAACCGAAAAGTGTTCCCGGCGTGCCGGACGAACGGGAGGAAGTGCGGCGTGCCCTGCGGAATCCCATAGGCTCCGGGACGCTTCGGGAAATCGCCCGGGGAAAAAGAACTGCCGGAATCGTCGTCAACGATATCACCCGCCCCTATCCCGGAGGTCTCCTGGTGGAGGAAATCGCCCGGGAGCTGAACGAGGTGGGCCTGGAGGACGGGAATATCTTCCTCGTCGTGGCCTACGGCATTCACCGGGTGAATACCGACGAAGAACTGCGTTCCATGTTCGGCGACGCAGTGGTGGAACGTTTCCGCATCGTGCACCATCGCGCCGGGGACGAGGAGACGCTCGTCACGCTCGGTAAGACACCCGGCGGTGTGACCGTGCAGATCAACAGGGAATTTGCTGCCGCAGAGGTGAAGATCACCACAGGGCTCATTACGCCGCATCATTCCGCGGGGTTCTCCGGCGGACGGAAGAGCGTCGTTCCCGGCATTTCCGGGCTCGCGTGTCTGCGGACACACCATTCGTTTCCCATTCGGCCGAAGGATCCCTCCATGGGGTGGATCTCGGGGAATCCCTTCCACGAACATGCTCTCGACGCAGCACGGATGGTGGGTATCGATTTCATCGTCAACACGGTGGACAACGTGGAGAGGGAGATGGTCGCCACCGTGGCGGGGGATCTCGCCGAGGCCCACAAAGTGGGCGTGGAGATCTGCCGTTCCATCTGGGAGGTGGACCTTCCCTCCAGGGCTGACGTGGTCATCGTGAGCCCTGGAGGGTATCCGAGGGACTTCGACCTGCACCAGTCGCAGAAAGCCTGTTCCTGCGCCGAGCTCGCCTGCCGTCCCGGAGGACAGATCATTCTCTGTGCGGAGGCGCCGGACGGGGCGGGCAAGTTCGGCAAACTTCTCCAGGAGGCGAACCACCCGGAGGAGCTCGTGGAGAAGTACACCCGGGAGGGGTTCACTGCGGAGTCCACCGCGAAGGCCTACATGTACGCCAGGGCTCTTCTCAAGCACCGTCTCGGGCTGGCGTGCAGCAAGGTGCCGAAGGACGAGGCGGAGCGCATGTTCATGCTCTCCTATGCGTCGCTAGAGGAAGGAATCCAAGATGCCCTGGCGCATTACGGAGAGGATGCGATGTTTCTCGTGATTCCCTACGCGTCGGACATCATCCCGGTCATTCACGAGGAGTGA
- a CDS encoding aconitate hydratase, whose amino-acid sequence MGYSIVEKLVRSHFVEGSLAPGEELSLKVDQTLNPDSAGTMAFIQFEAIGIPRVQVGLAVSYADHQTLQVGFENADDHLYLQDVAARFGVHFSRAGNGICHQVHLERFAAPGKFLLGTDSHTPTAGGMGMLAIAVGGVDLALAMAGRPFTFSMPRVTRVELKGSLPPWVAAKDVILEVLRRLTCSGGVGKIIEYGGPGVACLSVPERGTITNMGAELGATSSVFPSDGRTREFLEAQGRGDAFVPLQADDDAMYDEVLEIDLSTLEPLVALPHFPDNVVPVREAAGLSLNQVFIGSCTNSSYVDLSRAAAILKGKLVAENTSLVVAPGSRQVLHMIAQSGALADLIAAGARILESACGPCIGIGQSPCSGGTSLRTSNRNFEGRSGTKDAKVFLASVETAAASALTGRLTDPRTLGNPISVPVPSRFHIDDRMILVPPVDGSGIEIRRGPNIRSLPPFPPLAETVRGEVLLKVGDNITTDHIMPAGAKVMPYRSNVPAISRFCFATVDETFYDRAVAAGGGLIVGGCNYGQGSSREHAALAPRHLGVKAVLAKSYARIHRKNLINMGIAPLVFDEEGDYDRIKQGDFLSAEGLYAAVEAGVLLVRNETRNEMYRIRLPLLPLEKELLQAGGALNHARICLRERERFK is encoded by the coding sequence ATGGGCTACAGCATTGTTGAAAAACTCGTTCGGTCTCATTTTGTCGAAGGTTCCTTGGCGCCGGGAGAGGAACTTTCCCTGAAGGTGGACCAGACACTCAACCCCGATTCCGCCGGTACCATGGCTTTCATTCAGTTCGAGGCCATCGGAATACCCAGGGTTCAGGTGGGCCTTGCCGTGAGCTATGCGGATCACCAGACGCTGCAGGTGGGATTCGAGAACGCGGACGACCATCTCTACCTGCAGGATGTGGCGGCCAGGTTTGGCGTGCACTTCTCCCGGGCGGGGAACGGTATCTGCCACCAGGTGCATTTGGAGCGCTTCGCCGCCCCGGGGAAGTTTCTTCTGGGAACGGACAGCCACACACCCACTGCGGGAGGCATGGGCATGCTCGCCATCGCTGTGGGTGGTGTGGATCTCGCCCTTGCCATGGCGGGGCGTCCCTTCACGTTCTCCATGCCGCGGGTCACCAGGGTTGAACTGAAGGGATCGCTCCCTCCCTGGGTGGCGGCGAAGGATGTGATTCTCGAAGTCCTGCGTCGTCTCACCTGCAGCGGCGGCGTGGGGAAAATCATCGAATACGGCGGTCCCGGCGTGGCGTGTCTTTCCGTTCCGGAACGGGGGACCATCACGAACATGGGGGCGGAACTTGGGGCGACCAGCTCCGTCTTTCCCAGCGACGGGCGCACGAGGGAATTTTTGGAGGCCCAGGGGCGCGGCGATGCCTTCGTTCCCCTCCAGGCGGACGATGATGCGATGTACGACGAGGTCCTGGAAATCGATCTTTCGACGCTCGAACCTCTCGTGGCGCTCCCTCATTTTCCCGACAACGTTGTTCCCGTGCGCGAAGCGGCGGGACTGTCTCTGAACCAGGTTTTCATTGGCAGCTGCACCAACTCGTCTTACGTGGACCTGTCCCGTGCCGCGGCGATCCTGAAGGGAAAGCTCGTGGCGGAGAACACCAGCCTCGTGGTGGCCCCCGGAAGTCGTCAGGTTCTGCACATGATCGCCCAGAGCGGCGCACTGGCGGATCTCATCGCGGCGGGGGCGCGCATTCTGGAGAGTGCCTGCGGTCCGTGCATCGGCATCGGCCAGTCCCCCTGCTCGGGGGGTACGTCGCTCCGCACGAGCAACCGTAATTTCGAGGGCCGGAGCGGAACGAAGGACGCGAAGGTGTTTCTCGCGAGCGTGGAGACCGCCGCCGCCTCGGCGCTCACGGGCAGGCTCACCGATCCGAGGACGCTCGGGAACCCCATCTCCGTCCCGGTTCCGTCCCGGTTCCACATCGACGACCGGATGATTCTGGTGCCGCCAGTGGACGGATCGGGGATCGAGATCCGCCGCGGCCCGAACATCAGGTCGCTGCCTCCCTTCCCTCCCCTTGCGGAGACCGTGAGGGGAGAGGTTCTCCTGAAGGTGGGAGACAACATCACCACGGATCACATCATGCCCGCCGGAGCGAAGGTCATGCCCTACCGCTCCAATGTTCCCGCCATTTCCAGGTTCTGCTTCGCCACGGTGGACGAGACCTTTTACGACCGGGCCGTGGCTGCCGGGGGCGGGCTCATCGTGGGGGGATGTAACTACGGTCAGGGATCGAGCCGGGAGCACGCGGCTCTCGCGCCCCGGCATCTGGGGGTCAAGGCGGTTCTCGCTAAGTCCTACGCGAGAATCCACCGCAAGAACCTGATCAACATGGGCATCGCCCCTCTGGTCTTCGACGAAGAGGGTGACTACGACCGGATCAAACAGGGAGATTTCCTCTCCGCGGAGGGATTGTACGCCGCCGTGGAGGCGGGGGTTCTTTTGGTCCGGAACGAAACGCGGAACGAGATGTACAGGATTCGTCTCCCGCTCTTGCCGCTGGAAAAAGAGCTGCTGCAGGCGGGTGGTGCGCTGAACCACGCAAGAATCTGTCTGAGGGAACGGGAGCGATTCAAATGA
- a CDS encoding PrpF domain-containing protein — protein sequence MPQMTVPCVVYRGGTSRGVFFHGKDLPTDPEERRRIFLHAVDCWNPSQVDGLGAGTSHTSKCVVMAPSAKEGVHANYTFVQVGIGVPVADTAGTCGNLMSAAGAFAVDEGLVPVSPGQESVEVVVYDTNIDRTLRIHVPLENGKARADGSFLMSGLVRPGARIRISILNPGGGKTGSSFPLGTRTHLRVGEDVFEITLADIVNPIVFVEADAFGLDGTEANALLSSREELLETLNSIRDQAAVSLGWAKSPEEARKTTPAVPKIALVAPPRDYVAESGERIRAEDIDVLARMLSLGRVHRTFAASALYCLAAACLLEGTVPFRTARGNCGAEERLFRLGHPGGIAEIRVGLTADGKNVAFVGMDRTARRILAGDLCIPEKTVA from the coding sequence ATGCCTCAGATGACCGTTCCCTGTGTCGTGTACCGGGGCGGCACGAGCCGGGGCGTCTTCTTTCACGGGAAGGATCTTCCGACGGATCCGGAGGAGCGGCGACGGATCTTTCTTCACGCGGTGGATTGCTGGAATCCCTCCCAGGTGGACGGTCTCGGCGCGGGGACCTCACATACCAGCAAGTGTGTCGTCATGGCTCCCTCCGCGAAGGAGGGCGTGCACGCGAACTACACCTTCGTCCAGGTGGGTATCGGAGTGCCCGTTGCCGACACGGCAGGGACCTGTGGCAATCTCATGAGCGCCGCAGGAGCCTTTGCCGTGGACGAAGGACTCGTTCCCGTCTCGCCAGGACAGGAGAGCGTGGAGGTCGTCGTGTACGACACGAACATCGACAGGACGCTCCGCATCCATGTGCCCCTGGAGAACGGAAAAGCAAGGGCGGACGGCTCGTTCCTGATGTCCGGACTCGTCCGTCCCGGCGCAAGGATCCGCATCAGTATCCTGAACCCCGGAGGAGGAAAGACGGGCTCTTCCTTTCCCTTGGGAACGCGCACACACCTTCGGGTCGGGGAAGACGTCTTTGAGATCACCCTGGCGGACATCGTCAACCCCATCGTCTTCGTCGAGGCCGATGCGTTCGGTCTCGACGGGACCGAAGCAAACGCGCTCCTCTCTTCGAGGGAGGAACTTCTGGAGACGCTCAACAGCATCAGGGATCAGGCGGCGGTGTCGCTCGGGTGGGCGAAATCTCCCGAGGAAGCCCGGAAAACGACCCCTGCCGTGCCGAAGATTGCGTTGGTGGCACCCCCTCGGGACTATGTGGCCGAATCGGGCGAGCGCATCCGCGCAGAGGATATCGATGTCCTGGCGAGAATGCTGTCACTGGGGCGCGTTCACCGGACCTTTGCCGCCAGCGCCCTCTATTGTCTTGCCGCCGCGTGTCTCCTTGAGGGAACGGTCCCCTTCCGGACAGCCCGCGGAAACTGCGGCGCGGAGGAAAGACTCTTCCGTCTGGGGCATCCCGGGGGCATCGCCGAAATCCGAGTGGGACTGACCGCGGACGGAAAAAACGTAGCCTTTGTGGGTATGGACAGAACCGCGAGGCGCATCCTTGCGGGAGATCTCTGCATCCCGGAAAAAACGGTCGCATGA
- a CDS encoding MmgE/PrpD family protein: protein MHQLAELATYVSALRIEDLPVEVVDAAKVCAIDSIGAAVGGVTYEEVPSVLETFLTLSGRADANASVWGSGKVTSLFQAAFLNGLMGHALELDDVHTKSKTHIGAVVLPAVWSVAEVTGASGARVLEAVVAGYETMARIGKGFGVADHRLRGWHVSGTAGTFGAAAAAAKLLGLDVERTLYAFGMAGTQSSGLWAFLADGSTSKKMHTGRAAENGVVAAFLAKAGMTGPEHILDAEDGGLFPATSGSYSLDEVSRNLGELFEILKVDRKPYSCCRSMHPALDAILQVRAECPEMADRIERIRIKSYEVGVKQCGTILYPKNVSEAKFCMRFGVAVAYLDGSAGQKQFSMDRIRDPKVRALSERVDYAESPEFTSRYPEKWGCSLEVNLDDGTRFEKVVLDASGSVANPMTPSQIDAKFRGLVGPVLGDIRAEALLQDLRKLEALKSVPTI from the coding sequence ATGCATCAGTTGGCCGAACTTGCAACGTATGTCAGTGCTCTTCGCATCGAGGATCTCCCCGTCGAAGTCGTCGATGCCGCGAAAGTCTGTGCCATCGATTCCATCGGCGCCGCCGTGGGCGGAGTGACTTATGAGGAAGTCCCGTCCGTTCTCGAAACGTTTTTGACTCTTTCGGGACGCGCCGACGCGAACGCCTCCGTTTGGGGAAGCGGAAAGGTCACGTCGCTCTTTCAGGCGGCGTTTCTCAACGGGCTCATGGGACACGCTCTGGAGCTGGACGACGTACACACGAAATCGAAAACCCACATTGGTGCCGTGGTGCTTCCCGCGGTTTGGTCCGTCGCCGAGGTGACCGGAGCATCGGGAGCGCGGGTGCTCGAAGCTGTGGTTGCCGGATACGAGACCATGGCACGGATAGGAAAGGGATTTGGGGTAGCGGACCATCGCCTTCGGGGATGGCACGTGTCTGGCACGGCGGGGACGTTCGGTGCCGCGGCGGCGGCGGCGAAACTGCTCGGGCTGGACGTGGAGAGGACTCTTTATGCCTTCGGCATGGCGGGAACACAGTCTTCGGGACTCTGGGCCTTTCTCGCCGACGGCTCCACGTCGAAGAAGATGCACACGGGACGTGCGGCGGAGAACGGCGTCGTGGCGGCCTTTCTCGCAAAGGCGGGCATGACCGGCCCGGAACACATCCTCGACGCGGAGGACGGAGGATTGTTTCCCGCCACTTCCGGCTCCTATTCCCTCGATGAAGTGTCCCGGAATCTCGGGGAACTCTTCGAGATCCTGAAGGTGGACAGGAAACCCTATTCCTGCTGTCGCAGCATGCATCCCGCCCTCGACGCGATCCTGCAGGTCCGGGCGGAGTGTCCGGAGATGGCCGACCGGATCGAGAGAATCCGGATCAAATCCTACGAAGTGGGTGTCAAGCAGTGCGGCACCATTTTATATCCGAAGAACGTGAGCGAGGCCAAGTTCTGCATGCGTTTCGGCGTGGCCGTTGCTTACCTGGACGGCTCGGCGGGGCAGAAACAGTTTTCCATGGATCGCATTCGAGACCCGAAGGTCCGGGCACTTTCCGAAAGGGTGGATTATGCGGAGAGTCCGGAGTTTACCTCGCGGTATCCCGAGAAGTGGGGTTGTTCTCTCGAAGTGAATCTCGACGACGGAACCCGCTTCGAGAAAGTCGTGCTGGACGCCTCGGGGAGCGTTGCGAACCCCATGACGCCCTCGCAGATCGACGCGAAATTCCGCGGTCTCGTCGGTCCCGTCCTCGGCGACATCAGGGCGGAAGCGCTGCTTCAGGATCTGAGAAAACTGGAGGCGCTGAAAAGCGTTCCGACCATCTAA
- a CDS encoding tripartite tricarboxylate transporter TctB family protein, whose translation MSVELILNVAILAFSIFCYWFVGATTPPSSMPGIMSAADWPRLILIGLVIALSINIVKLLRESKKSAGAEAKRWRELFPPRFIVAFVILVAYSIILEYLGFLPSTFLFVMAFSALIGLRKISHLVLGALCSSVAIYVIFQILLQVLLPRGTGVFREFSIFLEGLF comes from the coding sequence GTGAGTGTGGAGCTGATCCTGAACGTTGCAATCCTGGCGTTCTCCATCTTCTGTTACTGGTTCGTCGGGGCGACGACACCTCCGTCGTCCATGCCGGGCATCATGAGTGCCGCGGACTGGCCTCGCCTGATTCTGATCGGTCTCGTGATCGCGTTGTCGATCAATATCGTCAAGTTGTTGCGGGAATCGAAGAAGAGCGCCGGCGCCGAAGCAAAGAGATGGAGAGAACTGTTTCCTCCCAGGTTCATCGTCGCATTCGTGATTCTCGTGGCCTACTCGATCATTCTGGAGTATCTCGGCTTTCTTCCGAGCACCTTTCTTTTCGTCATGGCCTTTTCCGCACTGATCGGACTGAGAAAGATCTCCCACCTCGTTCTGGGTGCCCTCTGCAGCTCCGTCGCCATCTACGTCATCTTCCAGATCCTCCTTCAGGTGCTGCTGCCCCGGGGCACGGGCGTGTTCCGGGAGTTCAGCATCTTTCTGGAAGGCCTGTTCTAG
- a CDS encoding 2-methylaconitate cis-trans isomerase PrpF family protein → MRKIPCALFRGGTSKGVVFRAEDLPPAGDERDRVLLRLMGSPDLRQIDGLGGANSLTSKVAVLSRSEREDADLDYDLGQVLLDRPEVAWNGTCGNLASAAGLFALEEGLVRSRAPATTVRLYSLNVRQCIHVTVPVTEGRPVCEGDFRIPGVPFPGSRIVVEFCDPVGGITGSMLPTGQVRERVILPDGRVFDVSVVDAGLPMVFLLAENLGLRGDELPGEIEARPEILETLETVRKVLCGRIAEHTGMTSMLTAPDVPKIGFFARSAAYRTAEGKIVEADEVDFLGRAASMQKMHRAYMVSGAVCTAAAAVIPGTVVNELLGTFPEGSQKVLRLGQPYGAMNLHITEENGRIAKIGVERSARRLMDGHVYVPEDGKGGGEPCLR, encoded by the coding sequence ATGAGAAAGATTCCCTGCGCCCTGTTTCGGGGCGGAACGAGCAAGGGCGTTGTCTTTCGCGCGGAGGACCTTCCTCCAGCGGGAGATGAACGGGACCGCGTTCTCCTGCGTCTCATGGGCAGTCCCGACCTGAGGCAGATAGACGGGCTCGGCGGTGCGAACTCGCTGACGAGCAAGGTGGCGGTTCTCTCCCGCTCGGAGAGGGAGGACGCGGATCTCGACTACGATCTGGGGCAAGTCCTGCTGGATCGGCCCGAGGTCGCCTGGAACGGAACCTGCGGCAACCTGGCCTCCGCGGCGGGGCTGTTCGCCCTCGAAGAGGGGCTGGTGAGAAGCCGTGCTCCGGCGACGACCGTGCGCCTCTACTCGCTGAACGTGCGGCAGTGCATCCACGTGACCGTTCCGGTGACGGAGGGGCGTCCCGTCTGCGAGGGGGATTTTCGCATTCCCGGAGTTCCCTTTCCGGGGTCGCGCATCGTGGTGGAGTTCTGCGACCCCGTGGGGGGGATCACAGGATCGATGCTGCCCACTGGACAGGTTCGCGAGAGGGTGATTCTCCCCGACGGGCGGGTCTTCGATGTGTCCGTAGTCGATGCGGGACTGCCCATGGTGTTTCTCCTCGCGGAAAATCTCGGCCTGCGGGGTGACGAGCTGCCCGGGGAGATCGAGGCGAGGCCGGAGATTCTGGAGACCCTCGAAACAGTGCGGAAGGTCCTTTGCGGGCGAATCGCCGAGCACACGGGGATGACGTCCATGCTGACCGCGCCGGACGTGCCGAAGATCGGTTTCTTCGCCCGCTCCGCCGCCTACCGGACGGCGGAGGGAAAGATCGTGGAGGCCGACGAGGTCGATTTTCTGGGCCGCGCCGCCTCGATGCAGAAGATGCACAGGGCCTATATGGTTTCCGGAGCCGTCTGCACCGCAGCGGCGGCGGTGATCCCGGGGACGGTGGTGAACGAGCTTTTGGGAACTTTTCCCGAGGGATCCCAAAAGGTTCTGCGCCTTGGGCAGCCCTACGGTGCCATGAATCTTCATATCACCGAGGAAAACGGACGCATCGCGAAGATCGGCGTGGAGCGGAGCGCTCGAAGGCTGATGGACGGTCACGTCTATGTTCCGGAGGACGGAAAAGGAGGCGGAGAACCATGCCTCAGATGA
- a CDS encoding tripartite tricarboxylate transporter substrate binding protein, with translation MKRLFGGVAVLLALFMLVFLPLVGEAKEFPARGIDIVVPFGPGSGTDTTMRALAPELEKVLGVPVVVINAEGSGGLKGMEFAAKQPADGYTLFCHTPTHILAEIQNLSSISLTKNFVPVARLVQDSVLVTAGAKGRFKTWDEMVEFAKANPGKVTVAGLSPKGIDAVSMKMIAKAAGIELNFVPFGGGAEAKSALLGGHVDLANDDPANSIELVKAGEMNALLVATDQRLAAFPDTPTSYEKGINITIGPWRGLATIKGTPPEIVAKLEEAVKKAYESESFQKWMKDRMLDQRPGWMGSAELQKKWEEDIAFFSNAFKELGL, from the coding sequence ATGAAGCGGTTGTTCGGGGGAGTTGCGGTTCTGTTGGCATTGTTCATGTTGGTGTTTCTTCCTTTGGTGGGAGAAGCGAAGGAATTTCCAGCGAGAGGGATCGATATTGTCGTGCCCTTTGGTCCGGGTAGTGGGACGGACACGACCATGAGAGCCCTCGCTCCGGAGCTAGAGAAAGTCCTGGGTGTTCCCGTGGTGGTCATCAACGCCGAGGGGAGCGGCGGTCTCAAGGGAATGGAATTTGCGGCCAAGCAGCCTGCGGATGGGTACACCCTGTTCTGTCACACGCCGACCCACATTCTTGCGGAAATCCAGAATCTTTCTTCGATTTCCCTGACAAAGAATTTTGTTCCCGTAGCACGTCTCGTTCAGGATTCGGTGCTCGTCACGGCAGGTGCCAAGGGGCGGTTCAAGACGTGGGATGAAATGGTGGAATTCGCGAAGGCGAACCCCGGCAAGGTCACGGTAGCGGGATTGAGCCCCAAGGGTATCGATGCGGTGTCCATGAAGATGATCGCCAAGGCTGCGGGGATCGAGCTGAATTTCGTTCCCTTCGGCGGCGGCGCCGAGGCGAAATCCGCCCTGCTGGGAGGTCATGTGGATCTCGCCAACGATGATCCGGCGAACAGCATCGAGCTCGTGAAGGCCGGCGAGATGAACGCTCTGCTCGTCGCCACGGACCAGAGGCTCGCGGCATTCCCCGACACGCCCACGTCCTACGAGAAAGGTATCAATATCACGATCGGCCCCTGGCGCGGTCTTGCCACGATAAAGGGAACGCCCCCTGAGATCGTCGCGAAACTCGAGGAGGCTGTTAAGAAGGCCTACGAGAGCGAAAGCTTCCAGAAATGGATGAAGGACCGGATGCTCGACCAGCGCCCCGGCTGGATGGGGTCTGCGGAGCTCCAGAAGAAATGGGAAGAGGACATCGCTTTCTTCAGCAACGCCTTCAAGGAGTTGGGACTGTAG
- a CDS encoding tripartite tricarboxylate transporter permease, protein MDTFDLLRLGIDVVFTPLTLFFILIGNLLGVIFGALPGVSASMAVALMVPFTFKLDPVGSIAFLSAVYCAAITGGGIPAILFKIPGTPASAVTTFDGYPLAVRGESGRAMLVVLVSSAVGGIVSALAMLLVSRQLSELGLRFGPSELFAVACLGLSVLTSMDEDRMVKTLISGLLGLFIATMAMDPVEGVPRLTFGFSYLLGGIPMIPVMIGMFAVSEVLKQVIRPTRIKSDKIIDFKRSRKWLSLREWWDLKMTMLRCSILGTIVGILPGAGATISSFLGYSMEMKFTKHPEEFGKGSLHGLSASETSNNAATGGSMVPLLSLGIPGGNAAAVMVAALMLQGVQVGPMLLKTQPVYLSGVFVSMVVTNILMIFVAFGVALAFAKLMDIPYHFLGPLIILFASVGSFATQNNLTDVLTMVVAGLGGYLMAEFHYSPAALTLGLVLGDICENNLRRGVMIAGGDYWAMLSRPITAGLLLACAVFLALPVIRRILRGNRQAAA, encoded by the coding sequence ATGGATACGTTCGATCTTCTCCGTCTCGGCATCGATGTCGTCTTCACGCCGTTGACACTGTTCTTCATCCTCATCGGCAACCTCCTCGGCGTGATCTTCGGGGCCCTTCCCGGGGTCAGCGCCAGCATGGCCGTCGCCCTCATGGTTCCCTTCACGTTCAAGCTCGATCCGGTGGGTTCCATCGCCTTCCTCTCCGCAGTCTACTGCGCGGCCATCACGGGGGGTGGCATTCCGGCCATTCTCTTCAAGATTCCTGGCACACCCGCCAGCGCAGTGACAACCTTTGACGGCTACCCCCTGGCGGTCAGGGGTGAAAGCGGGCGGGCCATGCTCGTTGTACTGGTCTCCTCCGCAGTGGGGGGCATTGTGTCGGCGCTGGCAATGCTTTTGGTATCCCGCCAGCTTTCCGAGCTGGGGCTCCGTTTCGGCCCCTCCGAGCTCTTCGCCGTGGCGTGCCTCGGCCTGAGTGTTCTCACCAGCATGGACGAGGATCGCATGGTCAAGACGCTCATCTCCGGGCTGCTGGGACTCTTCATCGCTACCATGGCCATGGATCCCGTGGAAGGCGTCCCTCGTCTGACCTTCGGATTCTCCTACCTGCTTGGCGGTATTCCCATGATTCCCGTCATGATCGGTATGTTCGCCGTGTCGGAAGTGCTCAAGCAGGTAATCCGCCCGACGCGAATCAAGTCCGACAAAATCATCGATTTCAAGAGATCGAGAAAATGGCTGTCTCTCCGGGAATGGTGGGATCTCAAGATGACCATGCTTCGCTGCTCCATCCTGGGAACCATTGTCGGTATCCTTCCGGGAGCGGGGGCCACGATTTCCTCTTTCCTCGGCTACAGCATGGAGATGAAGTTTACCAAACATCCGGAGGAATTCGGCAAGGGATCGCTTCACGGCCTTTCCGCCAGCGAGACCTCTAACAACGCCGCAACGGGGGGGTCCATGGTGCCCCTCCTGTCCCTCGGAATTCCTGGAGGCAACGCGGCGGCGGTGATGGTGGCCGCCCTGATGCTCCAGGGCGTGCAGGTGGGGCCCATGCTTCTGAAGACGCAACCCGTTTACCTTTCCGGCGTGTTCGTCTCCATGGTCGTCACGAACATCCTCATGATCTTCGTCGCATTCGGCGTCGCCCTTGCCTTCGCCAAGCTCATGGATATCCCCTACCACTTTCTCGGCCCCCTGATCATCCTCTTCGCCTCCGTGGGCAGTTTCGCCACCCAGAACAATCTCACGGACGTGCTGACCATGGTCGTCGCGGGACTCGGAGGATACCTGATGGCGGAATTCCACTATTCGCCGGCGGCTCTCACCCTCGGGCTCGTCCTGGGCGACATCTGCGAGAACAATCTGCGCCGGGGTGTCATGATCGCCGGAGGAGACTACTGGGCCATGCTCTCGCGTCCCATCACGGCGGGGCTTCTCTTGGCCTGTGCGGTGTTCCTGGCCCTGCCGGTCATCAGAAGAATTCTGCGCGGCAACCGACAGGCCGCTGCATAA